A genomic region of Oryza glaberrima chromosome 1, OglaRS2, whole genome shotgun sequence contains the following coding sequences:
- the LOC127761797 gene encoding acetyl-CoA acetyltransferase, cytosolic 1-like, with translation MAPPPHSDSDLLKPRDVCIVGVARTPIGALLGSLSSLPATKLGSVAIQAALRRANVEPALVQEVFMGNVLSANLGQAPARQAALGAGLPDTVPCTTVNKVCSSGMKAVMLAAQTIQLGIHDVVVAGGMESMSNAPKYVAAARRGSRFGHDVLIDGMLKDGLWDVYNDFPMGMCAELCADQHSISREEQDLYAIQSNERAIAARDSGAFSWEIAPVEISSSRGKPPLIVDKDESLAKFNSAKLRKLGPTFKKNGSVTAGNSSSISDGAAAIVLVSGQKAKSLGLQVIARIRGYADAAQAPELFTTTPALAIPKAVSNAGLQTSQIDYYEINEAFSVVALANQKLLGIPSGKLNLSGGGVSLGHPIGCSGARIIVTLLGILRHKNGKIGVAGVCNGGGGASALVVELMQPSLFTRSSL, from the exons ATGGCTCCTCCTCCGCACTCGGACTCTGACCTGCTCAAGCCGAGAGACGTCTGCATCGTGGGCGTCGCCCGCACGCCCATCGGCGCCCTGCttggctccctctcctccctccccgccaCCAAGCTCGGCTCCGTCGCCATCCAGG CCGCTCTCAGGAGAGCAAATGTGGAGCCGGCGCTCGTGCAGGAGGTCTTCATGGGGAACGTTCTCAGCGCCAACCTTGGCCAAGCCCCGGCGAGGCAAGCCGCCCTAGGCGCCGGCTTGCCCGACACTGTGCCCTGCACCACCGTCAACAAAGTTTGCTCCTCGGGGATGAAGG CTGTCATGCTTGCGGCGCAGACTATTCAGCTTGGGATCCATGATGTTGTTGTCGCTGGTGGAATGGAGAGCATGTCCAATGCCCCCAAATATGTCGCGGCAGCAAG ACGGGGTTCACGGTTTGGGCACGACGTCCTCATCGATGGGATGCTCAAGGATGGGCTGTGGGATGTGTATAATGATTTCCCAATGGGAATGTGTGCCGAGTTGTGTGCGGATCAACACTCCATTTCAAGGGAGGAGCAG GATCTTTATGCTATCCAGAGCAATGAACGTGCAATAGCAGCTCGTGATAGCGGCGCATTTTCTTGGGAAATTGCTCCG GTTGAAATTTCTTCCAGTAGAGGGAAACCACCACTTATTGTTGACAAGGATGAGAGTCTTGCAAAG TTCAATTCAGCGAAGCTGAGGAAACTTGGGCCGACTTTCAAGAAGAATGGTTCTGTAACTGCCGGCAATTCTTCTAGTATAAG TGATGGTGCTGCTGCAATCGTGCTAGTCAGTGGACAGAAAGCCAAGAGTCTTGGCCTTCAAGTTATTGCAAGGATCAGAGGGTATGCGGATGCTGCTCAG GCACCTGAATTATTTACAACTACTCCAGCTCTTGCTATTCCAAAGGCTGTATCAAATGCGGGTCTCCAAACTTCGCAAATAGATTATTATGAGATAAACGAAGCTTTCTCC GTCGTTGCTTTAGCCAACCAGAAGCTTCTTGGTATTCCTTCG GGAAAGCTTAACCtaagtggtggtggtgtttcTCTGGGCCATCCTATTGGTTGCAGTGGTGCGAGAATCATAGTCACTTTGCTCGGG ATTCTTAGACATAAAAATGGAAAGATTGGGGTTGCTGGAGTTTGCaatggaggtggtggtgctTCTGCCCTTGTTGTGGAACTCAT GCAACCATCACTATTTACACGTTCCTCGTTGTGA
- the LOC127760294 gene encoding vegetative cell wall protein gp1 — translation MALLRQWRRGLALAALLALHLAVAAAQSPAAAPAQPTPTPVPTAPAKSPPAPATPAPTATPTPPVAPAKAPPVAPAVAPVTPPPPTPKKAPPPPVTPPPVTPPPVTPSPVSPPPATPPPALPPSTPPPVAAPAEAPAALPPATTPPPVAEAPAELPPAEAPTKSKNKHRKKNKRGKKASAPAPEPLSPPAPAALSPADNQADVSGPAPSAFDLNGSNRQYGQWGFVLQTVMAALLLSLAW, via the exons ATGGCGCTGCTCCGGCAATGGCGCCgcggcctcgccctcgccgctcTGCTCGcgctccacctcgccgtcgccgcggcacAGTCGCctgcggccgcgccggcgcAGCCCACCCCAACCCCAgtgcccacggcgccggccaagtcaccgcccgcgccggccaCGCCTGCTCCCACCGCCACTCCCACTCCTCCCGTTGCACCGGCCAAGGCGCCGCCGGTCGCGCCCGCCGTCGCGCCtgtcacgccgccgccaccgacaccGAAGAaagcaccaccaccgccggtgACGCCCCCGCCGGTGACACCTCCCCCGGTGACACCCTCGCCGGTGTCGCCCCCGCCCGCCACCCCGCCTCCGGCTCTCccgccatcgacgccgccgccggtggctgcACCGGCCGAGGCGCCCGCGGCGTTGCCCCCGGCGACGACACCACCGCCAGTGGCCGAAGCGCCCGCGGAGCTGCCCCCGGCGGAGGCTCCGACCAAGAGCAAGAACAAGCACAGGAAGAAGAACAAGCGCGGCAAGAAGgcctccgcgcccgcgccggaGCCGTTGAGcccaccggcgccggccgcgctgTCGCCCGCCGACAACCAGGCCGACGTGTCCGGCCCAGCACCATCAGCATTCGATCTC AATGGAAGCAACAGGCAGTACGGACAATGGGGGTTTGTCCTTCAGACTGTCATGGCTGCACTGCTACTATCATTAGCATGGTGA